The Planococcus donghaensis genome contains a region encoding:
- a CDS encoding SLC13 family permease translates to MSVQMIFVLIVIVGMVSALLFEIARPDMIVFLALVVLLLSGILTTEEALRGFSNPGMLTIALLFIVVGTVQKHGLIDQMMISWLNKGKSLKGSLFRIFLPLPLISAFLNNTPIVVTLTPLLKKWAEERNIAPSKVLIPLSYVTILGGTITLMGTSTNLVVHGMLIDYGLKGFSLFELAIVGIPITIVGLIYLFTVGNMLLPENKGFSKQVIEDSRNYIAEMMVEEIFPQINQTVEQARLRELKGVYLIEIIRGETRISSVSSKTVIQAGDRLIFTGLISTITELQKRKGLKLKTGTDLQLDDLKNGNTQLAEAVVSHESTLLSKTIKQAQFRSRFDAGVMAVHRNNERIKSKVGDIILRPGDTLLLLAGADFVEKYQQSNDFYVVSSMKTPKSLQESRLVGWFSLLVLVTAIGCVITGWLTMFKAMALAVILLLVTKSISMEDAKNDVQFNVLLLIASAFGVGAAMTKTGLAQWMADGLLAVGQPFGLLAILILIYLLTSVFTELITNSAAAVLMIPIGIEMASYLQLDPMGFAVIITIAASASFITPIGYQTNLIVYGPGGYKFMDYVKVGTPLSMLVMTVTITIVYYYWF, encoded by the coding sequence ATGTCAGTCCAAATGATTTTTGTGCTTATTGTCATTGTCGGCATGGTCAGTGCGTTACTTTTTGAAATTGCTCGTCCGGATATGATTGTGTTTTTGGCATTGGTAGTCTTGCTGCTATCTGGAATTTTAACGACAGAAGAAGCATTGCGTGGGTTTTCAAATCCAGGAATGTTGACGATTGCCTTGTTGTTTATCGTAGTCGGTACTGTGCAAAAGCATGGCCTAATCGATCAGATGATGATCAGTTGGCTGAATAAAGGAAAAAGCTTGAAAGGTTCATTGTTTCGCATTTTCCTTCCATTGCCTTTGATTTCTGCTTTTTTGAATAATACGCCCATCGTAGTGACGTTAACACCATTATTGAAAAAATGGGCTGAAGAACGCAATATTGCCCCTTCTAAAGTATTGATTCCTTTATCGTATGTAACTATTTTAGGTGGCACCATCACTTTGATGGGAACTTCTACTAATTTAGTCGTTCATGGCATGTTGATCGATTATGGTCTAAAAGGATTTTCGCTGTTCGAATTAGCCATTGTCGGAATTCCCATCACCATTGTGGGATTGATTTATTTATTTACAGTTGGCAATATGCTGTTGCCTGAAAATAAGGGATTCAGTAAACAAGTTATAGAAGATTCACGAAACTATATTGCTGAAATGATGGTCGAAGAAATATTCCCGCAGATCAATCAAACAGTAGAACAAGCTAGACTGCGAGAGTTGAAAGGGGTGTACTTGATCGAAATTATTCGTGGCGAGACACGGATTTCCTCGGTTAGTTCCAAAACCGTCATTCAAGCCGGAGATCGCTTGATTTTTACAGGGCTGATTTCCACGATTACTGAACTTCAAAAAAGAAAAGGCTTGAAGTTAAAAACCGGAACCGATTTGCAATTGGATGATTTAAAAAATGGCAATACGCAGCTTGCAGAAGCAGTTGTTTCACATGAATCAACCCTGTTGTCGAAAACCATTAAACAAGCTCAATTTCGCTCACGTTTTGATGCAGGCGTTATGGCGGTGCATCGCAATAATGAACGCATTAAAAGCAAAGTCGGAGATATTATCTTACGGCCAGGTGATACCTTGTTGTTGCTTGCTGGAGCAGATTTTGTCGAGAAATACCAGCAATCCAATGATTTTTATGTGGTTTCCTCTATGAAAACACCAAAATCTTTGCAGGAAAGCCGTTTGGTCGGTTGGTTTTCTTTACTCGTGTTAGTGACCGCGATTGGCTGTGTTATTACAGGATGGTTGACGATGTTCAAAGCGATGGCGTTAGCAGTAATTCTATTGCTAGTAACCAAATCAATTTCTATGGAAGATGCAAAGAATGATGTGCAGTTTAACGTGTTGCTACTGATTGCGAGTGCATTCGGCGTTGGAGCAGCTATGACAAAAACGGGTTTAGCACAATGGATGGCAGATGGCTTATTAGCGGTCGGACAACCATTCGGACTGTTGGCAATTTTGATTTTGATTTACTTATTGACTAGCGTTTTTACAGAGTTGATCACTAATAGTGCTGCAGCAGTCTTAATGATTCCAATAGGTATCGAAATGGCTAGCTATCTGCAACTCGATCCAATGGGTTTTGCGGTTATTATCACCATTGCCGCTTCTGCTAGTTTTATTACACCTATCGGCTACCAAACCAACTTAATCGTTTATGGACCGGGTGGCTACAAGTTTATGGACTACGTCAAAGTTGGGACGCCACTGAGCATGTTGGTGATGACGGTAACCATCACAATTGTTTACTATTACTGGTTTTAG
- the cysC gene encoding adenylyl-sulfate kinase — protein sequence MSKATNIVWHESTVTKENRQKLNNHKSGVLWFTGLSGSGKSTVSVNLEKEIHALGIRTYLLDGDNVRHGLNKNLGFSPEDRTENIRRIGEVGKLMTDAGVLTLTAFISPYQEDRAQVRALLEKDEFIEVYVKCGIETCESRDPKGLYKKARTGEIKGFTGIDAPYEEPINPDITIETDKQTVEESVQVIIEYLKKVGYLG from the coding sequence ATGAGCAAAGCAACCAATATTGTTTGGCATGAATCGACTGTTACAAAAGAAAACCGACAAAAATTAAATAATCACAAAAGTGGGGTGCTCTGGTTTACCGGATTATCGGGATCGGGAAAATCGACAGTTTCTGTCAACCTTGAAAAAGAAATTCATGCGCTCGGAATACGCACTTATTTGCTCGATGGTGACAATGTCCGTCATGGTTTAAACAAAAACTTAGGGTTCAGCCCAGAAGATCGCACTGAAAATATTCGTCGAATCGGTGAAGTTGGCAAGTTAATGACGGATGCAGGTGTTTTGACTTTGACCGCTTTTATCTCACCGTATCAGGAAGACCGTGCTCAAGTTCGTGCGCTACTTGAAAAAGATGAATTTATCGAAGTATATGTAAAATGCGGAATAGAGACGTGCGAAAGTCGAGATCCAAAAGGTCTTTATAAAAAAGCAAGAACTGGTGAAATCAAAGGGTTTACCGGGATCGATGCCCCATATGAAGAACCGATAAATCCAGACATTACCATTGAAACTGATAAGCAGACTGTAGAGGAGTCCGTACAGGTTATCATCGAATATTTGAAAAAAGTCGGATATCTCGGCTAA
- a CDS encoding phosphoadenylyl-sulfate reductase, with product MSHALLYEHFTEDPFKNLVPNDDLKGAADVLRWAYDSYGEDIVYACSFGAEGMVLIDLISKVKSDAEIVFLDTDVHFDQTYQLIDRVKERYPTLNIRMKKPHITLQEQANQFGDKLWGSQPDKCCDIRKVKPLEQALSGAKAWISGLRREQSASRSQTDFINKDNRFKSIKVCPLIHWTWDDVWQYIHLNSLEYNVLHDEGYPSIGCKHCSFAVTTEGDSRDGRWQGFTKTECGLHT from the coding sequence ATGAGCCATGCATTACTGTATGAGCACTTTACAGAAGATCCGTTTAAAAACCTGGTGCCAAACGATGATTTAAAAGGTGCTGCAGATGTGTTGCGGTGGGCCTATGATTCTTATGGTGAGGACATTGTTTATGCTTGCAGCTTTGGGGCTGAGGGCATGGTGTTGATTGATTTGATTTCTAAAGTGAAAAGCGATGCAGAAATAGTGTTCTTAGATACAGATGTTCACTTTGACCAAACATATCAATTGATTGATCGTGTTAAAGAGCGTTATCCAACATTGAATATTCGGATGAAAAAACCACACATCACGTTACAGGAGCAAGCCAATCAGTTTGGCGATAAACTTTGGGGAAGTCAGCCAGACAAATGCTGTGACATCCGTAAGGTCAAGCCACTAGAACAAGCACTTTCTGGTGCAAAAGCATGGATTTCCGGCTTGCGAAGAGAGCAATCGGCAAGCCGCAGCCAAACCGATTTTATCAACAAAGACAATCGCTTTAAGTCGATTAAGGTTTGTCCACTGATTCACTGGACATGGGACGATGTCTGGCAGTATATCCATTTGAATAGCTTAGAATACAATGTTTTGCATGATGAGGGGTATCCGAGTATCGGTTGCAAACATTGTTCGTTCGCAGTTACCACTGAAGGAGACAGTCGTGATGGCAGATGGCAAGGTTTCACAAAAACAGAATGTGGTCTACACACATAA
- the cobA gene encoding uroporphyrinogen-III C-methyltransferase yields the protein MKKVYLVGAGPGDLDLITVKGLKAIQKADVILYDRLINNELLDEAKEQAQLIYCGKKPDNHSLKQDEINELLCRFALQGKTVTRLKGGDPFVFGRGGEEAEALVNHNIPFEIVPGITAGIAAPAYAGIPVTHRDYSSSVAFISGVSKVGIDQEAYWEHVVKSMDTLCIYMGVSKLPEICSRLMRHGLKATTPIALIEWGTTERQRTVTGTLADIVRLAQDFENPSMIVVGEVVRLRSKLQWYEQLKDEKQFQLAAYVG from the coding sequence ATGAAAAAAGTTTATTTAGTTGGTGCGGGTCCAGGCGACCTTGATTTAATCACAGTGAAAGGCTTGAAGGCGATTCAAAAAGCCGATGTCATTTTATACGATCGCTTAATCAACAACGAGTTGCTAGACGAGGCGAAAGAACAAGCGCAATTGATTTACTGTGGCAAGAAGCCCGATAACCATTCATTAAAACAAGATGAAATCAACGAGCTGCTGTGCCGTTTTGCACTCCAAGGAAAAACGGTAACCCGTCTTAAAGGGGGCGACCCATTTGTTTTTGGCAGAGGAGGGGAAGAAGCAGAAGCTCTGGTCAATCACAACATTCCATTTGAAATTGTTCCGGGCATTACAGCAGGAATCGCAGCACCCGCCTATGCAGGGATACCAGTAACTCACCGTGATTATAGTTCGTCAGTAGCTTTTATTTCTGGCGTTAGCAAAGTAGGTATAGATCAAGAAGCGTACTGGGAGCATGTGGTCAAAAGTATGGATACACTGTGCATCTATATGGGTGTCAGCAAACTCCCTGAAATCTGCAGCCGATTGATGCGCCATGGCTTAAAAGCTACAACGCCAATCGCTTTAATTGAATGGGGAACGACAGAACGCCAGCGAACCGTCACCGGTACATTAGCAGACATTGTCCGACTGGCACAAGATTTCGAAAACCCGTCGATGATTGTGGTGGGAGAAGTGGTTCGTCTGAGAAGTAAATTGCAATGGTATGAGCAGTTAAAAGATGAAAAACAATTTCAGCTTGCCGCCTATGTAGGATAA
- a CDS encoding sirohydrochlorin chelatase, translating to MQAVLYVSHGSRVKETRQEALAFMEQVYKNVDVVLQETCFLELASPDIATGIDRLVQQGATKIAVVPVLLLSAGHYYKDIPDEVKKAIVHYPMIYFTYGKPLGVQDRLVKILVERLEETGVARLTDARILLVGRGGKSSEITHSIEKIATELAIKIDVENVDVCYLAANTPTFDEGLQVAIRSGSKQIFVLPYLWFTGKLVQSMDQKISELSSGNPDILLCGYLGNHPAMVTALTERVHEAIQNEQQLAE from the coding sequence ATGCAGGCTGTATTATACGTAAGTCATGGAAGTCGTGTTAAAGAAACGCGTCAGGAAGCTCTAGCGTTTATGGAGCAAGTATACAAAAATGTGGATGTGGTTCTTCAAGAAACGTGTTTTTTGGAGTTGGCGAGTCCGGATATTGCTACAGGAATTGACAGGCTGGTTCAACAAGGTGCAACGAAAATCGCTGTTGTGCCGGTATTGCTGTTAAGTGCGGGACATTATTACAAAGACATTCCAGACGAAGTGAAAAAAGCAATTGTGCATTATCCAATGATTTATTTTACTTATGGCAAACCACTCGGTGTTCAAGATCGCTTAGTTAAGATTTTAGTTGAGCGTTTAGAGGAAACAGGAGTAGCACGTTTGACAGACGCGAGAATTCTACTAGTCGGAAGAGGGGGCAAGAGTTCTGAAATCACTCATTCGATTGAAAAAATCGCCACGGAATTGGCTATCAAAATCGACGTGGAAAACGTAGATGTCTGCTATTTAGCAGCGAATACACCAACATTTGATGAAGGGCTACAAGTAGCTATCCGTTCTGGTAGCAAACAGATTTTTGTGCTCCCTTATTTGTGGTTTACAGGAAAGTTAGTGCAATCTATGGATCAGAAAATTAGCGAGTTATCTTCAGGAAACCCCGACATCCTGCTTTGTGGGTATTTAGGGAATCACCCAGCTATGGTGACTGCCCTCACTGAACGTGTGCATGAAGCTATACAAAATGAACAGCAATTAGCAGAGTGA
- a CDS encoding uroporphyrinogen-III synthase — translation MNGLAGKKIGVAAVRAAKEISVLIEKQAGTPVIFPIQGRQRLNEAISAQNITDFLGESFDWAIFTTGIGARTLTDCATTMGLHSLYVDKLNNTKLAVRGSKTMKWVKEKKLAPIYVSEDGTMSNLLATLAQDFKDKSPQRIFLQAYNLDDHKLKKILEEEGHSVYLSRPYAYEKPDPLVVNGLKQSIVEQSLDAIVFTSKTQVNNIFGDQQQPNLINAFNDRVLAVAVGKVTASALESQGIKQVLQPNHQKMGAMIVAIEHHYRRLAEN, via the coding sequence ATGAATGGATTGGCTGGAAAGAAAATAGGAGTGGCAGCAGTTCGTGCAGCTAAAGAAATCAGCGTGTTGATTGAAAAACAAGCTGGTACGCCAGTCATTTTCCCAATTCAAGGACGTCAGCGGCTAAACGAAGCCATTAGCGCACAGAATATTACGGATTTTTTAGGTGAATCTTTTGACTGGGCCATCTTTACGACAGGGATCGGTGCAAGAACATTAACGGATTGCGCAACCACTATGGGCCTTCACTCTCTTTATGTAGACAAGCTGAACAACACTAAGCTAGCAGTTCGTGGCAGTAAAACGATGAAGTGGGTCAAAGAAAAGAAGTTAGCCCCAATTTATGTTTCAGAAGATGGCACCATGAGTAACTTACTTGCAACTTTAGCACAAGATTTTAAAGATAAAAGCCCGCAACGAATTTTTTTACAAGCCTATAACTTAGATGATCACAAGTTAAAAAAGATTTTGGAAGAAGAGGGTCACTCTGTTTACTTGTCTCGACCTTATGCTTACGAAAAACCAGATCCCTTGGTCGTGAACGGCTTAAAGCAATCGATTGTTGAACAGTCTTTAGACGCTATTGTTTTTACGAGTAAAACGCAGGTCAATAACATTTTTGGTGACCAACAACAGCCAAACTTGATCAATGCTTTTAATGACCGTGTGTTGGCAGTTGCTGTCGGAAAAGTAACTGCCAGTGCACTAGAAAGTCAGGGTATCAAGCAAGTGCTGCAACCAAATCATCAAAAGATGGGCGCCATGATCGTAGCGATTGAGCATCATTACAGGCGACTGGCAGAGAATTAA
- a CDS encoding assimilatory sulfite reductase (NADPH) flavoprotein subunit encodes MQLQTMNSPFDQEQIELINRLLPMLTNNQKIWLNGYLAGTQSAASVAVEEQPGLEWYAEQAEVIATREVTILVGSHTGNCHTVANGISKKLQENDYQVTLTPMDEFKPKDLKKVEDLLVITSTHGDGHPPDNALSFYDFLHSKRAPKLEHVRFSVLSLGDSSYEFFCQTGKDFDQRLEELGANRFHSRIDADLDFEETAAEWFAGVFSILNKAKETDRPSALADVAAQNTASISQPIYSRNNPFHAEVLENINLNGRGSNKETRHLELNLEGSSLQYEPGDSLGVIPKNEEQLVDQLLLVTDWNPDEELVINTQGDTASLRDALITTFDITSLSKPLLKKAAAFANGNALANLLAPENNEQLRTYIHGRDLIDLTQDFGPWQVPAAEFITILRKIPVRLYSIASSLKANPEEVHLTVGALRYEANGRQRSGVCSIQCAERADVGETLPVFIQSNNSFRLPQNPDTPILMIGAGTGIAPYRAFMEEREELDIPGEAWLFFGEQHFVSDFLYQTEWQRWLKDGVLTKMDVAFSRDTAEKIYVQHRLLEKSKEVYQWLEAGANVYVCGDEKYMAKDVHATLVTILEQQGNMNAEQAEAYLTSMRSNKRYLRDVY; translated from the coding sequence GTGCAATTACAAACAATGAACAGTCCGTTTGACCAAGAACAAATAGAGCTTATCAATCGCTTGTTGCCTATGTTAACAAACAACCAAAAAATTTGGTTGAACGGCTATTTAGCTGGCACCCAGTCAGCTGCTTCAGTAGCTGTGGAAGAACAACCCGGCTTGGAATGGTATGCCGAGCAAGCCGAAGTTATAGCTACCCGCGAAGTCACTATTTTGGTTGGCTCTCACACGGGCAACTGCCACACCGTTGCCAACGGCATTTCAAAAAAACTGCAAGAAAATGATTACCAAGTCACGCTTACGCCAATGGATGAGTTTAAACCAAAAGACTTGAAAAAAGTTGAAGATTTGCTGGTCATTACGAGCACGCATGGCGATGGTCATCCGCCAGATAATGCGTTAAGTTTCTATGACTTCTTACACAGTAAGCGGGCACCAAAACTTGAGCATGTTCGTTTTTCAGTACTTTCTCTTGGAGACAGCTCCTATGAATTTTTCTGTCAGACTGGAAAAGATTTTGATCAACGTCTCGAAGAGTTAGGCGCAAACCGCTTCCATTCACGTATCGATGCAGATTTGGATTTTGAAGAAACAGCAGCAGAGTGGTTTGCAGGTGTATTCAGTATTTTAAACAAAGCAAAAGAAACCGATCGGCCAAGTGCTTTAGCAGATGTTGCTGCACAAAATACAGCCTCCATCAGCCAACCAATTTACTCGCGCAACAATCCGTTCCATGCCGAAGTTTTGGAAAACATAAATTTAAATGGTCGTGGCTCGAACAAAGAAACCCGTCATTTAGAGCTCAATCTCGAAGGCTCTAGTCTTCAGTATGAACCAGGGGATAGCTTAGGAGTGATTCCAAAAAATGAAGAACAGCTGGTGGATCAGTTACTTTTGGTAACAGATTGGAATCCGGATGAAGAACTTGTTATTAACACACAAGGCGATACGGCTTCATTGCGCGATGCATTGATTACGACCTTTGATATCACGAGTTTGTCGAAACCCTTGCTTAAAAAAGCAGCAGCTTTTGCAAACGGGAATGCGTTAGCAAATTTATTGGCTCCTGAAAACAACGAACAGTTACGGACTTATATACATGGCAGAGATTTGATTGATTTGACTCAAGATTTTGGTCCATGGCAAGTGCCGGCTGCTGAATTTATAACCATACTGCGTAAAATACCTGTTCGATTGTATTCGATTGCCAGCAGTTTAAAAGCAAATCCAGAGGAAGTTCACCTGACTGTGGGTGCTTTGCGTTATGAAGCAAATGGACGCCAGAGATCGGGGGTTTGCTCGATACAATGCGCAGAACGTGCCGACGTTGGAGAAACTTTGCCGGTATTTATCCAAAGTAACAACAGTTTCCGGTTACCTCAAAATCCAGATACACCTATTCTCATGATTGGTGCCGGTACCGGTATCGCTCCTTACCGTGCATTTATGGAAGAGCGGGAAGAACTCGATATTCCAGGAGAGGCGTGGTTGTTTTTTGGAGAACAGCATTTTGTTTCTGATTTTCTTTACCAGACGGAATGGCAGCGGTGGTTAAAAGATGGGGTTCTGACGAAAATGGATGTTGCTTTTTCTCGTGACACAGCCGAGAAAATTTATGTTCAGCACCGTCTGTTAGAAAAAAGCAAAGAAGTATATCAATGGCTAGAAGCGGGTGCCAATGTTTATGTTTGCGGTGATGAAAAATACATGGCGAAAGATGTTCATGCGACGCTTGTAACGATTCTTGAACAACAAGGCAATATGAACGCAGAACAAGCAGAAGCTTACTTAACTTCTATGCGTAGCAATAAGCGTTATTTGCGTGATGTTTACTAA
- the cysI gene encoding assimilatory sulfite reductase (NADPH) hemoprotein subunit, with product MKIKKLTDIKGTPSEMEVIKNQTNYLRGNLVESFAERLTASIPDDDGKLLKFHGSYMQDDRDIRNERNQQKLEPAYQFMIRVRLPSGIATSHQWLTMDKLANTYGNGTLKLTTRQTFQMHGILKWNMKSTIQEMNHALMDTIAACGDVNRNVMSTSNPYQSDVHSEVYEISRRLSEHLLPKTRAYHEIWLDEEKVIDSNEAEVVEPIYGHLYLPRKFKIGFAIPPANDVDIYSQDLGFIAILENGNLQGFNVTVGGGMGMTHGDPTTYPQLACVIGFCPPEKVNAVGEKILTIQRDYGNRSERKNARFKYTVDRLGLDWIKEELNTRLGWELEAERPFHFERNGDRYGWIESDGKWHLTLFIENGRVKDFDGYPLMTGLREIAHIHTGEFRLTANQNLIISNVLEKNKKNIDALVEQYGLTDGKENSALRRNSMACVALPTCGLAMAEAERYLPVLVDKIEEILEQAGLRDEEIIIRMSGCPNSCSRPALGEIGFIGKAPGKYNMYLGAGFAGDRLNKLYRENIGEEEILATLKPIFFRYGKERYDNEHFGDFVVRAGYVAPVTSGLHFHS from the coding sequence ATGAAAATAAAAAAATTGACCGACATTAAAGGCACACCAAGCGAAATGGAAGTCATTAAAAATCAAACCAATTATTTACGGGGCAACCTAGTAGAGAGTTTTGCAGAACGTTTGACGGCTTCCATCCCGGATGATGATGGCAAGTTGCTGAAGTTTCATGGCAGCTATATGCAAGATGACCGAGATATTCGCAATGAACGCAATCAGCAAAAATTAGAACCCGCTTATCAATTCATGATTCGAGTTCGCTTGCCATCAGGCATTGCAACGTCCCACCAATGGCTGACAATGGACAAGCTAGCCAATACTTATGGCAATGGAACGTTAAAATTGACGACACGCCAAACTTTTCAAATGCATGGCATTTTAAAATGGAATATGAAAAGCACCATTCAAGAAATGAACCATGCGTTGATGGACACTATTGCCGCTTGTGGGGACGTCAATCGAAATGTCATGTCAACATCCAATCCGTATCAATCGGATGTTCACAGCGAAGTATACGAAATTTCGCGCCGATTAAGCGAACATCTATTGCCTAAAACAAGAGCCTATCATGAGATTTGGCTAGATGAAGAAAAAGTGATCGACAGTAATGAAGCTGAAGTGGTTGAGCCAATATACGGTCATTTATATTTGCCGCGAAAATTTAAAATCGGTTTTGCAATTCCGCCTGCTAATGATGTGGACATCTATTCTCAAGATCTAGGGTTTATTGCCATTTTAGAAAACGGCAACCTACAAGGCTTTAACGTTACAGTGGGCGGAGGTATGGGCATGACGCATGGTGATCCCACGACGTATCCACAATTAGCATGCGTTATTGGATTTTGTCCACCAGAGAAAGTTAACGCAGTTGGAGAGAAAATCCTCACCATTCAACGAGATTACGGCAACCGCTCCGAGCGAAAAAATGCACGCTTTAAATATACCGTTGATAGATTAGGGCTAGACTGGATTAAAGAAGAGCTCAATACACGTCTTGGCTGGGAGTTGGAAGCTGAGCGTCCATTCCACTTTGAACGCAATGGCGATCGTTATGGGTGGATCGAAAGTGATGGCAAGTGGCATTTGACGTTATTTATAGAAAACGGCCGCGTTAAAGATTTTGACGGTTATCCATTAATGACAGGACTTCGCGAAATTGCCCATATCCATACGGGTGAATTCCGTTTAACCGCCAACCAAAACTTAATCATCAGCAATGTTTTGGAAAAGAACAAAAAAAACATTGATGCACTGGTTGAGCAATATGGACTGACCGATGGTAAAGAAAATTCTGCATTGCGGAGAAATTCAATGGCTTGTGTAGCCCTACCAACTTGTGGACTGGCGATGGCTGAAGCAGAACGGTACTTGCCAGTATTGGTTGATAAAATCGAAGAAATACTGGAGCAAGCGGGTCTTCGGGATGAGGAAATCATCATTCGCATGTCTGGGTGTCCAAACAGCTGTTCACGTCCAGCTTTAGGTGAAATCGGTTTTATCGGCAAAGCACCGGGCAAATACAATATGTATTTGGGAGCTGGTTTTGCAGGCGACCGGCTAAATAAACTATACCGTGAGAATATTGGCGAAGAAGAAATTTTAGCGACATTAAAGCCTATTTTCTTCCGGTATGGGAAAGAGCGATATGACAATGAGCATTTTGGCGATTTCGTCGTTCGCGCGGGTTATGTAGCACCGGTCACATCGGGACTTCACTTTCACAGCTAG